CTTGACTTTATGGACAAACACTAATTATTTCAGAACAATATCTTCTATTATCTCTCCGCCGGCCTGTTCGTTCAGGCGCTTAACCAGATCGTCCCTGACCATGGAAAGCTCATTTCGTGCAATGGATGAATTGAGGTAAACAAATAGCTTCTTATCCTTAATATAAATTTTGTTTGTTTTATTGGAGATCATTTTACCGACAAGGGATTCCCAAGACTTGATCAACCTGACTTCTTTCAGTTTGTCATCAATATCCAATGCTTCCAGATATCTTTGGATTACCTCTCCAAGTGCTTGACTATTCTTCCTGCGCATGATGGTTTGTTTTTTTATTCTGTGATCTCAC
The nucleotide sequence above comes from Bacteroidales bacterium. Encoded proteins:
- a CDS encoding DUF721 domain-containing protein, whose translation is MRRKNSQALGEVIQRYLEALDIDDKLKEVRLIKSWESLVGKMISNKTNKIYIKDKKLFVYLNSSIARNELSMVRDDLVKRLNEQAGGEIIEDIVLK